In one Arthrobacter jinronghuae genomic region, the following are encoded:
- a CDS encoding NAD(P)H-dependent oxidoreductase has protein sequence MLSTTILTLVGSLRVGSINRQLAEAAAAGAPEGVEVKLFEGLGDIPFYNEDIDVDRLVPEAAQALRNAAAASDGLLLISPEYNGTMPAVLKNAIDWLSRPFGAGAISGMPTAVIGSAFGQYGGVWAQDDARKSVGIAGARVVEEVRLAIGGSVTRYDGIHPQDDPDTVAQLGEAVRVLAEASVSAA, from the coding sequence ATTTTGAGCACCACCATCCTGACCCTCGTCGGCAGCCTCCGCGTCGGTTCCATCAACCGCCAGCTCGCTGAAGCCGCCGCCGCCGGCGCTCCGGAAGGCGTCGAGGTGAAGCTCTTTGAGGGGTTGGGCGACATTCCGTTCTACAACGAGGATATCGACGTAGACAGGCTCGTCCCCGAAGCAGCACAGGCCCTGCGCAACGCGGCCGCTGCTTCTGACGGCCTGCTGCTGATCAGCCCCGAATACAACGGCACCATGCCTGCCGTGCTGAAGAACGCCATTGACTGGCTGTCCCGCCCCTTCGGTGCCGGTGCCATCTCCGGCATGCCCACCGCCGTCATCGGCTCTGCCTTCGGCCAGTACGGCGGTGTTTGGGCACAGGACGATGCACGCAAGTCGGTCGGCATCGCCGGCGCCCGCGTGGTCGAGGAAGTCCGCCTCGCCATCGGCGGATCCGTGACGCGCTACGACGGCATCCACCCGCAGGATGACCCGGACACCGTTGCCCAGCTCGGCGAGGCCGTCCGCGTTCTCGCAGAAGCTTCTGTCTCCGCAGCCTAG
- a CDS encoding alcohol dehydrogenase catalytic domain-containing protein — protein sequence MGTDSTRSIRGAVLQTIGAPRPYAQSRPVVVQDLQLQPPGPGEIMVRIEAASLCHSDLSVVNGSRVRPLPMLLGHEAAGKVEELGEGVEDLAVGQRVVMAFLPRCGECAGCRTEGKMPCIPGSAANNAGTLLDGGMRLTSADGGEVRHHLGVSGFATHAVVNRKSVVPVDDDIPPHVAALLGCAVLTGGGAVLNPARPGKDDDVAIVGLGGVGMAALLTALSLDVRSVIGIDSLPEKLARARELGADAVYTPQEALDAGIRPALVIEAAGHPRAFETAVRITAPGGTTVTVGLPAPDQTSEITPLTLTAEARTIIGSYLGSAVPARDIPVYAQLWREGKLPVEELVSSTIALEDINSAMDTLADGLAIRQVIRFGQDGGSA from the coding sequence ATGGGCACCGACAGCACCAGGTCCATCCGCGGCGCGGTCCTGCAGACCATCGGCGCCCCGCGCCCCTACGCGCAGTCCCGGCCGGTGGTGGTGCAGGACCTCCAGCTGCAGCCGCCCGGGCCGGGTGAAATCATGGTGCGCATCGAGGCGGCGAGCCTGTGCCACTCGGACCTGTCGGTGGTGAACGGCAGCCGGGTTCGGCCGCTGCCCATGCTGCTCGGACACGAGGCCGCGGGCAAGGTGGAGGAGCTGGGCGAGGGCGTGGAGGACCTCGCCGTCGGACAGCGCGTGGTGATGGCCTTCCTGCCCCGCTGCGGTGAATGTGCAGGCTGCCGGACCGAGGGCAAGATGCCCTGCATCCCTGGGTCGGCAGCGAATAATGCGGGTACGCTGCTCGACGGCGGGATGCGCCTGACCTCCGCGGACGGCGGTGAAGTGCGCCACCACCTCGGCGTCTCCGGCTTCGCCACGCATGCCGTGGTCAACCGGAAGTCAGTGGTACCCGTGGATGACGACATTCCGCCCCACGTGGCGGCCCTGCTGGGGTGCGCCGTCCTCACCGGAGGCGGCGCGGTGCTGAACCCGGCCCGTCCGGGCAAGGACGACGACGTCGCGATTGTCGGGCTCGGCGGCGTCGGCATGGCGGCCCTGCTGACCGCACTGTCGCTGGACGTGCGCAGTGTGATCGGCATCGACTCATTGCCGGAGAAACTGGCACGCGCCCGGGAGCTCGGCGCCGACGCGGTGTACACGCCGCAGGAGGCCCTCGACGCCGGTATCCGCCCTGCGCTGGTGATCGAGGCTGCCGGGCATCCCCGTGCCTTCGAAACGGCCGTACGGATCACAGCCCCCGGGGGCACCACCGTCACGGTAGGGCTGCCGGCCCCGGACCAGACCTCCGAAATCACGCCGCTGACCTTGACCGCCGAAGCGCGGACCATCATCGGCAGCTATCTCGGTTCCGCTGTTCCTGCCCGGGACATCCCGGTTTACGCGCAGCTGTGGCGGGAGGGGAAACTGCCGGTGGAGGAACTGGTCTCCTCCACCATTGCGCTGGAGGACATCAACTCGGCCATGGACACCCTGGCGGACGGCCTCGCCATCCGCCAGGTCATCCGCTTCGGACAGGACGGCGGTTCTGCATGA
- a CDS encoding lantibiotic dehydratase C-terminal domain-containing protein — translation MSQLAAVRPASRTQPSTHWWSLSIHTGGFDVADGIIGELVTPLAAQAQVLGAQRWYFTRCSDPANAHVKLRVLAPTSTLDRLQSLLVALQNQSSGVIGHLETSQQFSEPATDRLSPGGGEPQDLRIEADLAKYGGVEGLSLAEEVFELSSDLASWATARFPKVQNRWALGSLLLFDAARSMMKGPRASAWPDRRRLSWDYYWDSHLRSCTAGFGPRAAGVRQAMTVQVGAKVMPTHRLMAATAAESAVENWRRRWFRGIDTYLYRADKARLSRSAQHLTVYQAHMLLNRLGLSLREEAAMGLYARTWSPERESVLLDKR, via the coding sequence ATGAGCCAGCTAGCTGCAGTTCGACCAGCCTCACGGACGCAACCGAGTACTCATTGGTGGTCGCTCTCAATTCATACCGGGGGCTTTGATGTTGCGGACGGCATCATCGGAGAACTGGTTACCCCGCTGGCGGCTCAGGCCCAGGTTCTGGGTGCGCAGCGTTGGTATTTCACGCGGTGCTCGGATCCGGCTAACGCACACGTAAAACTCCGGGTGCTCGCCCCTACGAGTACGTTGGATCGGCTGCAGTCGCTGTTGGTGGCCCTGCAGAACCAGTCCAGCGGTGTCATCGGGCACCTGGAAACCAGCCAGCAGTTCAGCGAGCCGGCTACGGACCGGCTCAGCCCGGGCGGCGGTGAGCCGCAGGACCTGCGTATCGAAGCGGACCTCGCGAAATACGGCGGCGTGGAGGGGCTCTCCCTCGCGGAAGAGGTTTTTGAGCTCTCTTCGGATCTGGCGAGTTGGGCCACGGCACGCTTTCCCAAGGTCCAGAACCGCTGGGCACTTGGATCGCTCCTGCTGTTTGATGCGGCGCGGAGCATGATGAAAGGTCCCCGGGCATCAGCCTGGCCGGACCGGCGCCGCCTCTCCTGGGACTACTACTGGGACAGCCACCTGCGCAGCTGCACGGCGGGGTTCGGTCCCCGGGCCGCCGGTGTACGGCAGGCCATGACGGTCCAGGTTGGTGCGAAGGTCATGCCGACGCATCGGCTGATGGCAGCAACGGCAGCGGAATCCGCCGTCGAAAACTGGCGGCGGCGCTGGTTCCGGGGCATTGACACGTATTTGTACCGGGCGGACAAGGCCCGGCTGAGCCGAAGCGCCCAGCACCTAACGGTCTATCAGGCACACATGCTTCTGAACCGCCTCGGCCTGAGCCTCCGAGAGGAAGCGGCCATGGGATTGTACGCACGGACTTGGAGTCCGGAACGGGAATCAGTTCTGCTCGATAAGCGCTGA
- a CDS encoding helix-turn-helix domain-containing protein: MSKSSRTVPALPDKDTLALKRALAAGDVTVFVDGTALRLPDAARDAVLDLLSRLAAGAPVTVSSEPAAPVDPPLPAGPVPLLTTSQAAAAAGISHTYLRNLTDAGVIPVQYRGSHRRIRMEDVQAWLESQQAARAAKAAGEATENGADNTGT; the protein is encoded by the coding sequence ATGAGTAAGAGTTCCAGGACCGTACCGGCGCTGCCGGACAAAGACACCCTTGCGCTGAAACGCGCGCTGGCTGCCGGCGACGTCACCGTTTTCGTGGACGGCACGGCGCTGCGGCTGCCCGACGCCGCCCGGGACGCTGTGCTGGACCTGCTGTCCCGACTCGCCGCGGGCGCCCCCGTGACGGTGTCCTCGGAGCCTGCCGCGCCGGTGGATCCACCGCTTCCGGCCGGGCCGGTGCCCCTGCTGACCACTTCCCAGGCGGCCGCCGCAGCGGGCATTTCCCACACCTACCTGCGCAACCTGACGGATGCCGGTGTTATCCCGGTCCAATACCGCGGCTCGCACCGCCGGATCCGGATGGAAGATGTCCAGGCCTGGCTCGAATCGCAGCAGGCCGCGAGAGCAGCCAAAGCGGCGGGCGAAGCAACGGAGAACGGCGCGGACAACACCGGCACCTGA
- a CDS encoding alpha/beta hydrolase, with product MSKPHPRRRWEPDFLGEGFDQLTLDLPGGKIATLVRYTPSDPQSGPAPSGATADVLYVHGWSDYFFQTELASYWAGQGARFFAVDLHNYGRSLRPGEEPGYVQDLSDYDADVGAALEAMGQNAADARPLILLGHSTGGLTLALWAQRHPGRAAALILNSPWLEFQATELARRVISPLVSLEAQHHPRRPLPPVDPGIYTRTVSAAFGGEWHYDTEWRPVRGFPVTVAFLHAVFSAQATVAAGLQLQLPVLVLLSDNSYLHPRWSEDAARSDVVLDVNVVAHRALSLGSTVSVDRIPNAMHDVFLSAPAVRAQAYNAITRWGSGYLRALPSSGKARVPED from the coding sequence ATGAGCAAACCGCACCCCCGGCGCCGGTGGGAGCCGGACTTCCTGGGCGAGGGATTCGACCAGCTGACCCTGGACCTGCCCGGCGGCAAGATTGCCACCCTGGTCCGGTACACGCCGTCGGATCCGCAGTCCGGCCCGGCGCCGTCAGGCGCGACGGCGGATGTCCTCTACGTGCACGGCTGGTCGGACTACTTCTTCCAGACCGAACTGGCGAGCTACTGGGCCGGGCAGGGTGCGCGGTTCTTCGCCGTTGACCTGCACAACTACGGGCGGAGCCTGCGCCCGGGGGAGGAGCCCGGATACGTCCAGGACCTCAGCGACTATGACGCGGATGTGGGAGCAGCCCTGGAAGCCATGGGGCAGAACGCTGCAGACGCCAGGCCGCTGATCCTGCTCGGGCACTCCACCGGCGGCCTGACCCTGGCGCTCTGGGCGCAGCGCCACCCCGGCCGGGCCGCAGCCCTGATCCTGAACAGCCCCTGGCTGGAATTCCAGGCCACGGAACTGGCGCGCCGGGTTATTTCACCGCTGGTCAGCCTGGAGGCACAGCACCACCCGCGCCGGCCGTTGCCGCCGGTCGACCCCGGGATCTACACCCGGACGGTGTCCGCCGCGTTCGGCGGGGAATGGCATTACGACACCGAATGGCGTCCGGTGCGGGGGTTCCCGGTCACGGTCGCTTTCCTGCATGCAGTGTTCTCCGCCCAGGCAACGGTCGCCGCGGGCCTGCAGCTGCAGCTGCCCGTACTGGTGCTGCTGTCAGACAACAGCTACCTGCATCCGCGCTGGTCGGAAGATGCGGCACGCTCCGACGTCGTGCTGGACGTCAACGTCGTGGCCCACCGCGCGCTCTCCCTGGGCTCCACCGTGAGCGTGGACAGGATCCCCAATGCGATGCATGACGTGTTCCTGTCCGCACCGGCGGTCCGCGCACAG
- a CDS encoding helix-turn-helix transcriptional regulator: MLSQVSLDVYRFAVSRPGWTAKEASEALGYTSKVIDGAISELTASCLLLQQNTGGPSYTAVSPDVALAELVDPDERALLELRGRISNRRREMAALTPAYVEARKRLAADSSVEVVEDQEQVQRVLIEYGRSATDRVLIARPGQGANADIHEESVQKDLDLLRGGVRRQTLYHASTRDHVPTRKAVEVITQAGGEFRTLPYMPLRTLIFDDKVAVVARDLHPGDVAGLVVRDTNLIRIFGLLFEFAWGLAEPFLTDNPGREGLTSTQRSVLTALASGYSDEAIARRVGISVRTCRRHIAWMLEELGAESRFQAGIKAHKAGWI, translated from the coding sequence GTGCTGTCTCAGGTTTCGCTCGACGTTTACCGCTTTGCCGTAAGTCGTCCGGGGTGGACGGCGAAGGAGGCTTCCGAGGCCTTGGGGTACACCAGCAAGGTGATCGACGGTGCCATATCCGAACTGACCGCCAGCTGCCTCCTGCTGCAGCAGAACACGGGCGGCCCAAGCTACACCGCGGTTTCCCCTGATGTTGCCCTCGCCGAACTGGTGGATCCGGATGAACGGGCGCTGCTGGAACTGCGCGGAAGAATCAGTAACCGCCGGCGGGAAATGGCCGCATTGACCCCGGCCTACGTCGAGGCACGTAAGCGGCTGGCCGCCGATTCGTCGGTGGAGGTGGTCGAGGACCAGGAACAAGTCCAGCGGGTACTGATCGAGTATGGGCGCAGCGCCACCGACCGTGTCCTGATCGCCCGGCCGGGGCAGGGCGCCAACGCAGACATCCATGAGGAAAGCGTGCAGAAGGATCTGGATCTCCTGCGCGGCGGCGTTCGTAGGCAAACGCTGTACCACGCAAGCACGCGGGACCATGTGCCCACCCGCAAGGCAGTGGAAGTTATTACCCAGGCAGGAGGGGAGTTCCGCACCCTTCCCTACATGCCCCTGAGAACCCTGATTTTCGATGACAAAGTGGCGGTTGTTGCACGCGATCTGCACCCCGGCGACGTTGCCGGACTGGTAGTGCGGGATACCAACCTGATCCGCATTTTCGGGTTGCTCTTCGAGTTTGCGTGGGGCTTGGCCGAGCCGTTCCTGACTGACAATCCCGGCAGGGAGGGACTCACCAGCACGCAGCGGTCCGTCCTCACGGCGCTGGCCTCCGGTTACTCGGACGAAGCCATTGCCCGGCGGGTTGGCATCAGTGTGCGGACCTGCCGCCGCCACATTGCCTGGATGCTGGAGGAGTTGGGTGCCGAGAGCCGGTTCCAGGCCGGAATCAAGGCCCACAAGGCCGGCTGGATCTAA
- the ald gene encoding alanine dehydrogenase, producing the protein MIIGIPKEIKNNEFRVAITASGVHELRSHGHQVLVQSGAGTGSNITDAEYTAAGAQILDSADDVWAQSAMILKVKEPVASEYRHFRPGLILFTYLHLAAEPELTAALLERGVTAIAYETVQRGRSLPLLAPMSEVAGRLSVQVGAQSMMAPAGGPGLLLGGVPGVRSAKVVVLGAGVAGTNAAAAAVGAHADVTVLDINIDRLRELDELYAGRIKTVASNAFEIERAIVDADLVIGSVLIPGARAPKLVTNDMVSRMKPGSVLVDIAVDQGGCFEDSHPTTHEDPTFRVHGSLFYCVANMPGAVPNTSTYALTNVTLPYAVALASLGVAGAFEKYPDLAHGLNIAGGRVTHASVSAAHGLELTSEWPDLVTS; encoded by the coding sequence GTGATCATCGGTATCCCCAAGGAAATCAAGAACAATGAATTCCGTGTAGCAATAACCGCCTCGGGCGTGCATGAACTCCGCTCCCATGGCCATCAGGTGCTGGTACAAAGCGGTGCCGGCACCGGCTCGAACATTACGGACGCGGAATACACCGCCGCCGGGGCGCAGATTCTGGACTCAGCCGACGACGTCTGGGCCCAGTCCGCCATGATTCTCAAGGTCAAGGAGCCGGTTGCCTCCGAATACCGGCATTTCCGGCCGGGCCTGATCCTCTTCACTTACCTGCATCTGGCCGCCGAGCCGGAGCTGACGGCTGCGCTGCTCGAACGCGGAGTCACTGCGATCGCCTATGAGACCGTGCAGCGCGGCCGGTCCCTCCCCCTGCTGGCACCCATGTCCGAAGTAGCCGGACGGCTTTCGGTGCAGGTGGGGGCGCAGTCCATGATGGCCCCGGCGGGTGGGCCGGGCCTGCTGCTGGGCGGCGTTCCAGGTGTCCGGTCGGCCAAGGTAGTGGTGCTGGGGGCCGGCGTGGCCGGGACTAACGCGGCGGCGGCGGCCGTCGGCGCCCATGCGGACGTCACGGTCCTGGACATCAATATTGACCGGCTGCGGGAACTCGATGAGCTGTATGCCGGCCGGATCAAGACGGTGGCATCCAACGCCTTCGAGATCGAGCGGGCCATAGTGGATGCGGATCTGGTGATCGGCTCGGTGCTGATCCCCGGGGCCCGTGCTCCGAAGCTGGTCACAAATGACATGGTTTCGCGCATGAAACCGGGAAGCGTGCTGGTGGACATCGCGGTGGACCAGGGCGGCTGCTTTGAAGACAGCCATCCCACCACGCACGAAGATCCGACCTTCCGCGTGCACGGCTCCCTGTTTTACTGCGTGGCCAACATGCCCGGCGCGGTCCCCAACACGTCCACCTACGCCTTGACCAACGTGACACTGCCGTACGCAGTGGCGCTGGCAAGCCTCGGCGTGGCAGGCGCCTTCGAGAAGTACCCGGACCTCGCCCACGGCCTCAACATCGCCGGCGGCCGGGTCACCCACGCGTCGGTCTCTGCCGCCCACGGGCTGGAACTGACCTCGGAATGGCCGGATCTGGTGACTTCCTAG
- a CDS encoding aminotransferase-like domain-containing protein, whose product MTREEFSDAVELPVDTMAALERAAGSHRHEVLFSNRAFHIKQSAVRDVFDISIRPGLISLAGGSPYLRSLPLEELGRTAQRIIAEHGLEALQYGGGQGMEELRRQACEVMAAEGILDADPADIVITTGSQSAQDVAAKVFCDPGDVILCEDPTYVGALNAFEAYEVDVRTVPMDDGGLVPEALERRIREVRAEGKTIKLLYTIPSFNNPSGVTLTAGRRQAVVEICRRNNILILEDNPYGLLRFDGEPLAPMRAGNAQDVLYLGSFSKIFAPGVRLGWALVPRHLYRRFYLACEAVVLCPSPLTQMLVSAYLREYDWMGHVRSSRSLYAERCSSMLAALDEHMPEGVTWTRPDGGFFIWVTLPEGVDTYPLLYEAIDAGTVFIPGAAFTPGEGASNKLRLAFSAVSSEDIAEGVRRLAPILSAAVAAVKVR is encoded by the coding sequence ATGACCCGCGAGGAATTCTCCGATGCCGTAGAACTGCCCGTTGACACCATGGCTGCTTTGGAACGTGCCGCCGGCTCCCACCGCCACGAGGTGCTGTTCTCCAACCGCGCCTTCCACATCAAGCAGTCCGCGGTACGGGATGTCTTCGACATTTCCATCCGTCCGGGCCTGATTTCCCTGGCAGGCGGGAGTCCCTATCTGCGTTCCCTCCCCCTGGAAGAACTGGGCCGGACCGCCCAGCGCATCATTGCCGAGCACGGACTGGAGGCGCTGCAGTACGGCGGCGGGCAGGGCATGGAAGAGCTGCGCAGGCAGGCATGCGAGGTCATGGCCGCGGAGGGTATTCTCGACGCCGATCCGGCGGACATCGTCATCACCACCGGTTCACAGTCCGCGCAGGACGTTGCAGCCAAGGTCTTCTGCGATCCGGGCGATGTGATTCTCTGCGAGGACCCCACTTACGTAGGGGCGCTGAATGCCTTTGAGGCCTACGAGGTGGACGTACGCACCGTTCCGATGGACGACGGCGGCCTCGTCCCGGAGGCACTCGAGCGGCGGATCCGCGAGGTGCGCGCCGAAGGCAAAACCATCAAGCTGCTTTACACGATCCCAAGCTTCAACAATCCCAGCGGCGTCACCCTGACCGCCGGGCGCCGCCAGGCGGTAGTGGAAATCTGCCGGCGGAACAACATCCTGATCCTGGAGGACAATCCCTATGGCCTCCTCCGGTTCGACGGCGAACCCCTGGCCCCGATGCGGGCAGGGAACGCCCAGGACGTGCTGTATCTGGGCTCGTTCTCCAAGATCTTTGCCCCCGGAGTCCGGCTCGGCTGGGCGCTGGTCCCCCGCCACCTTTACCGGCGGTTCTACCTGGCCTGCGAAGCCGTGGTCCTGTGCCCCTCGCCGTTGACCCAGATGCTGGTCTCCGCGTACCTGCGCGAGTACGACTGGATGGGCCACGTGCGCAGCTCCCGCAGCCTCTACGCCGAGCGTTGTTCCTCGATGCTGGCCGCGCTGGATGAACACATGCCCGAAGGCGTCACATGGACCCGGCCGGACGGCGGATTCTTCATCTGGGTGACGCTACCCGAGGGTGTGGACACCTACCCCCTGCTCTATGAAGCGATCGACGCCGGGACGGTCTTCATCCCGGGCGCCGCGTTCACCCCCGGCGAGGGCGCCTCGAACAAGCTCCGGCTGGCCTTCAGCGCTGTCTCCTCCGAGGACATTGCCGAGGGTGTGCGCCGGCTCGCCCCGATCCTGAGTGCCGCCGTCGCCGCCGTAAAGGTCCGCTAG
- a CDS encoding TetR/AcrR family transcriptional regulator — protein sequence MSGRGPSQAGIRVDAARNHHRLLEAALELVAAGGADALTMDDLAERAHVGKGTVFRRFGSRAGLMQALLDHAEQGFRTAYQFGPAPLGPGAPPRDRLLAFGLARLASLNVTGELARAADVDPRTRYQHPSRSLARRHLAGLLRLTGTVPDPELAAYQLMAFLDAGLLLHLRGEEGMGLPRLEKGWEELVGAFARPS from the coding sequence ATGAGTGGGAGAGGACCATCACAAGCCGGTATCCGGGTGGACGCCGCCCGGAACCACCACCGCCTGCTCGAAGCAGCCCTGGAACTCGTTGCAGCCGGCGGTGCCGACGCCCTGACGATGGATGATCTTGCCGAGCGGGCCCACGTGGGCAAGGGGACGGTATTCCGGCGCTTCGGCTCCCGCGCCGGCTTGATGCAGGCGCTTCTGGACCATGCCGAGCAGGGTTTCCGGACCGCCTACCAGTTCGGTCCGGCCCCGTTGGGGCCAGGGGCACCGCCCAGGGACCGGCTGTTGGCCTTCGGCCTGGCACGGTTGGCATCGCTGAACGTGACCGGGGAGCTGGCCCGGGCGGCCGACGTCGATCCCCGGACCCGCTACCAGCATCCGTCCCGAAGCCTTGCACGCCGGCACCTCGCCGGGCTGCTCCGCCTGACCGGCACGGTTCCGGACCCGGAACTCGCCGCCTACCAGTTGATGGCCTTCCTTGATGCAGGCCTGCTTCTCCACCTGCGCGGCGAGGAAGGCATGGGCCTGCCCCGCCTGGAGAAGGGATGGGAGGAGTTGGTGGGCGCGTTCGCGCGGCCCAGCTGA
- a CDS encoding MFS transporter, translating to MQIKERIEDSRMSPRQVAIIAICTTLYMIDGFDVLVMAFSASHVVEEWGLNGAQLGYLLSAALVGMAVGSIFVSTVADIIGRQKTLLIGVCIVAAGMLASYFAPNYAVLLILRLLTGVAIGTLQSTISVFASEFSNAKCRSTALSLVSIGQPIGGVLGGLISGVLISQYGWRSAFLFGAVVTILMIPLVMKVFPESVDYLLTRRPAGALERVNRSLRAIRQPAVDVLPESVLAEQNKSRFADVLTGYNARRTILLALAYFVLMASFYFANSWTPRLIAESGFTAQDGINAGVLFSVGAIVGGVLLGLLGARFPMRKVLAVFFVIGAATFVVFANSTNGSLGWALFAAALVGFGSNAPIAGMLAISPTYYTSEVRGTALGLVIGMGRIGAIISPILAGTLMDGGWTPGDLYFLFVIPMALGAVIISMLGQPVLRGPSPKAAAPVH from the coding sequence GTGCAAATCAAGGAACGGATCGAAGATTCGCGGATGAGCCCGCGGCAGGTGGCTATTATCGCCATTTGCACCACCCTTTACATGATCGACGGCTTCGATGTCCTGGTCATGGCCTTCAGCGCCAGCCATGTGGTCGAAGAGTGGGGATTGAACGGCGCACAGCTGGGCTACCTGCTCAGCGCAGCACTGGTGGGCATGGCTGTCGGATCCATCTTCGTCTCGACGGTCGCGGACATTATCGGGCGGCAGAAAACGCTGCTGATCGGTGTCTGCATTGTTGCCGCAGGCATGCTGGCCTCCTACTTTGCCCCGAACTATGCGGTGCTGCTGATTCTCCGCCTCCTGACGGGCGTGGCCATTGGAACGCTCCAGTCCACCATCAGTGTCTTCGCCTCTGAGTTCTCCAATGCCAAGTGCCGATCCACGGCCCTGTCCCTCGTCAGCATCGGGCAGCCAATCGGCGGCGTCCTCGGCGGCCTGATCAGCGGCGTTTTGATCAGCCAATACGGCTGGCGTTCGGCCTTCCTGTTCGGCGCCGTCGTCACCATCCTGATGATTCCGCTGGTGATGAAGGTATTCCCGGAATCGGTCGACTATCTGTTGACCCGCCGGCCTGCAGGCGCACTGGAACGGGTCAACCGCAGCCTGCGGGCCATCCGGCAGCCGGCCGTGGATGTGCTGCCGGAATCCGTGCTGGCGGAGCAGAACAAATCCCGTTTTGCGGACGTCCTTACCGGCTACAACGCCCGCCGAACCATCCTGCTGGCCCTGGCCTACTTTGTCCTTATGGCGAGCTTCTACTTCGCGAACTCCTGGACGCCCCGGCTGATTGCGGAAAGCGGTTTTACCGCCCAGGACGGCATCAATGCTGGAGTGCTGTTCAGCGTCGGGGCAATTGTCGGCGGCGTCCTGCTGGGCCTGCTCGGTGCACGCTTCCCCATGCGCAAGGTCCTGGCCGTGTTCTTCGTGATCGGGGCCGCCACTTTCGTCGTGTTCGCCAACTCGACCAACGGTTCGCTTGGCTGGGCCCTGTTCGCGGCAGCGCTGGTAGGGTTCGGCTCCAACGCGCCCATCGCCGGTATGTTGGCGATCAGCCCCACCTACTACACGAGTGAGGTCCGCGGCACGGCACTGGGACTGGTGATCGGCATGGGCCGCATCGGCGCCATCATCTCGCCGATCCTGGCCGGTACCCTGATGGACGGCGGCTGGACGCCCGGTGACTTGTACTTCCTGTTCGTTATCCCGATGGCGCTGGGCGCCGTCATCATTTCCATGCTCGGCCAGCCGGTCCTTCGCGGCCCCAGCCCCAAGGCTGCCGCGCCGGTTCACTGA